A genomic window from Equus caballus isolate H_3958 breed thoroughbred chromosome 5, TB-T2T, whole genome shotgun sequence includes:
- the LOC138924262 gene encoding LOW QUALITY PROTEIN: intelectin-2-like (The sequence of the model RefSeq protein was modified relative to this genomic sequence to represent the inferred CDS: substituted 1 base at 1 genomic stop codon), which produces MARFCFLLFISVATRGWSAAVAQAPEMFQDSKTCASSLSFLPRSCKELKESCYRAGDGVYLLHTENGLIYQTFCDMTSGGGGWTLVASVHENNMLGKCTVGDRWSSQQGSRADYPEADGNWANHNTFGSAEAATSDDYKNPGYYDIQAQDLGIWHVPNKSPLXQWRNSSLLRYRTRNGFLETLGHNLFGLYQKYPVKYGAGKCWTDNGPAVPVIYDFGDAQKTASYYSPLGQKEFVAGFVQFRVFNNEKAVNALCAGVRVTGCNTEHHCIGGGGFFPEGNPRQCGDFSSFDWDGYGAHTGYSCSREITETAVLLFYR; this is translated from the exons ATGGCCAGATTCTGCTTCCTGCTGTTCATCTCTGTGGCCACCAGAGGGTGGAGTGCAG CAGTGGCCCAGGCTCCTGAGATGTTCCAGGACAGCAAAACCTGtgcctcctccctttctttcctgcctAGAAGCTGCAAGGAACTCAAAGAAAGTTGCTACAGAGCAGGTG ATGGTGTGTATCTCCTCCACACTGAGAATGGTCTCATCTACCAGACCTTCTGTGACATGACCTCTGGAGGTGGCGGCTGGACCCTGGTGGCCAGCGTGCACGAGAACAACATGCTGGGGAAGTGCACGGTGGGCGACCGCTGGTCCAGTCAGCAGGGCAGCAGGGCAGACTACCCAGAGGCGGACGGCAACTGGGCCAATCACAACACCTTTGGGTCTGCAGAGGCAGCCACCAGCGATGACTACAAG AACCCTGGCTACTATGACATCCAGGCCCAGGACCTGGGCATCTGGCATGTGCCCAACAAGTCCCCCCTGTAGCAGTGGAGGAACAGCTCCCTGCTGAGGTACCGCACCAGGAATGGCTTCTTGGAGACTCTGGGACATAATCTGTTCGGCCTCTACCAG AAATACCCAGTGAAGTATGGTGCAGGGAAGTGTTGGACTGACAACGGCCCAGCCGTCCCTGTGATCTACGACTTCGGTGATGCTCAGAAAACTGCATCTTATTACTCACCACTTGGTCAGA AGGAATTTGTTGCAGGATTTGTCCAGTTCAGAGTGTTTAATAATGAGAAAGCAGTCAATGCCCTGTGTGCTGGGGTGAGAGTTACTGGCTGCAACACTGAGCAC CACTGCATCGGTGGAGGAGGATTCTTCCCGGAGGGCAACCCCAGGCAGTGTGGGGATTTCTCCTCCTTTGATTGGGATGGATACGGAGCTCACACTGGTTACAGCTGCAGCCGGGAGATAACTGAGACAGCCGTGCTCTTGTTCTACCGATGA